The following is a genomic window from Hymenobacter chitinivorans DSM 11115.
GCGGCTGGCCCTGACCGAGGAAAACCCAACTATTCGTCCCTACGATGAGCAGGCGTGGGCGGAGCTGCCCGACGTGACGGCTACGCCCGTGGCCGTGTCGTTGGCGCTGCTGGAGGCACTGCACATCCGCTGGACCATCTTGCTGCGCCAACTTACCGACGCGCAGTGGCTGCGCACCTTTCACCACCCGGAGTCCAAGCGTGATATCAGCTTGGACCATGCTTTGGCCACCTACGCCTGGCACGGGCAGCACCATTTGGCCCACATTACCGAGCTGCGGCGGCGGGAAGGGTTTTAACTAACTTACTTGACGACCATGCAAAAGGCCGGTTCACGCGCGTGAACCGGCCTTTTACACTTTAACCCAACCAGGCTTAGATATTGTAGGCGTCGTCGGCGGTGGCGGCGGCCAGGCCGCCTTCGGTTTCCTCGTCCACCTTCTTGGCGGCCCGCACCAGGCTGCTGCTGAAAATAAACTCCTTGAGCTCGGGCACCGTGGTGTTCAGGATTTCATCCTTGTTGCCGTCCCAGAGCTTGCGGCCCTGGTGCAGGTAGATGATATGGTCCCCGATTTCGACCACCGAGTTCATGTCGTGGGTGATGACGACGGTGGTGATTTTATACTCGTGGGTAATTTCGTAGATGAGCTCGTCAATCTTGATGCTGGTGGCCGGGTCGAGGCCGGAGTTGGGCTCGTCGCAGAACAGGTAGGTGCAGTTGGGGGCAATGGCGCGGGCAATGCCGACGCGCTTTTTCATGCCCCCCGAAATTTCGGAGGGCATCTTGTTGCCGGCATTTTCCAGGCCTACGCGCTTGAGGCAGAACTCGACCCGGTCGCGCCGTTCTTCCTTGCTCATTTCGGGGGTGAGCATCTTGAGCGGAAACTCGGTGTTTTCGAACACCGTCATCGAGTCGAACAACGCCCCGCCCTGAAACAGCATCCCGATTTTGCGCCGGATTTCCTGCTTGATGTCCACCTTGTTGTTGGTAAACACCAGCCCGTCGAAGGTGATGCTGCCCAAGTCGGGCTTCATCAAGCCCACGATGCACTGTAGCAGCACGCTTTTGCCCGTGCCCGAACCCCCGAGCAGCAGGTTACACTTGCCCGTCTCGAAGGTGCAGGTAATGCCCTTCAGCACGGGGTTGCCGTTGAACGACTTCTGAACGTTATGAACTTCAATCATGCTAATGTGCTCAAATGCTAATGTGGTTGAATGTGCTAATAATTAACGTGCTGACTCAATTGGTTCTAATGAACAGTTCATTAGCACTTCAGCACATCTACACAGTAGCACATTAACTAAAGAAGGACGGCCGCCAGCACGTAGTCGGCCAGCAGGATGGCAATGATGGAATTGGTAACGGCGCCGGTGCTGGCCGCGCCTACTTCCAGGGCGCCGCCCTTGGTATAATAGCCCTTGTACGAGGAAATGGCCGACACGAGGAAGGCAAAAACTACTGATTTAATCAGGGCGAAGACAATGTTGTAAGGCACAAAGTCGGTGCGGATGCCTTCCACGTACTCCTGGGCCGACATGGCGCCCGACAAGGTGCCGGCCAGGTAACCGCCCATAATGGAGAGAACCATGGCCAGAATAACCAGCAGCGGAAACATGAGCATGGCGGCCACAATCTTGGGCAACACCAGGTAAGAAGCCGAGTTGATGCCCATTACTTCCAGCGCATCGACCTGCTCGGTGATGCGCATCGTGCCCAGGCCGCCGGCAATGCTGGAGCCGACTTTGCCGGCCAGCACGATGCTGGTAATGGTGGGAGCCAGCTCCAGAATCGTCATTTCGCGCACCATGAAGCCGATGGTGGACTTGGGAATCAGGGGATTAACCAGGTTATAGGCAATCTGGACGCAGGTAACGGCCCCGATAAAGGCCGAAACGATGGCCACGATAAAGACGGAGTCGATGCCGATGAGAATGGCTTCATCGAGGGTGCGTTGCCAGAGCGTACCCAGCCGTTCCTTCCGCACCAGCATGCTTTGCATGAAGAGCAGAAATTCACCGAAGGTTTTAACCATAAAAAGAGGAGGAGAAAAGATAAAAGCTCAAACTTGCGCCGCCGGGCGCAGTACGCCCAGCGCCCAGCTTAGGCCCGGGCTACCTTACGTAAAAACGAAAACGTCAATCAAAGGAATGCAAAAATATATCGTTGTCACGGGTGGCACG
Proteins encoded in this region:
- a CDS encoding YfiT family bacillithiol transferase yields the protein METTTAPDLRYPIGHVQLPDEPLSQGTRLALIARIAVLPDQVRAAVTGLTPAQLDTPYRPGGWTVRQVIHHLPDSHLNAYTRMRLALTEENPTIRPYDEQAWAELPDVTATPVAVSLALLEALHIRWTILLRQLTDAQWLRTFHHPESKRDISLDHALATYAWHGQHHLAHITELRRREGF
- a CDS encoding ABC transporter ATP-binding protein, translated to MIEVHNVQKSFNGNPVLKGITCTFETGKCNLLLGGSGTGKSVLLQCIVGLMKPDLGSITFDGLVFTNNKVDIKQEIRRKIGMLFQGGALFDSMTVFENTEFPLKMLTPEMSKEERRDRVEFCLKRVGLENAGNKMPSEISGGMKKRVGIARAIAPNCTYLFCDEPNSGLDPATSIKIDELIYEITHEYKITTVVITHDMNSVVEIGDHIIYLHQGRKLWDGNKDEILNTTVPELKEFIFSSSLVRAAKKVDEETEGGLAAATADDAYNI
- a CDS encoding MlaE family ABC transporter permease; its protein translation is MVKTFGEFLLFMQSMLVRKERLGTLWQRTLDEAILIGIDSVFIVAIVSAFIGAVTCVQIAYNLVNPLIPKSTIGFMVREMTILELAPTITSIVLAGKVGSSIAGGLGTMRITEQVDALEVMGINSASYLVLPKIVAAMLMFPLLVILAMVLSIMGGYLAGTLSGAMSAQEYVEGIRTDFVPYNIVFALIKSVVFAFLVSAISSYKGYYTKGGALEVGAASTGAVTNSIIAILLADYVLAAVLL